A window of Raineyella sp. W15-4 contains these coding sequences:
- a CDS encoding DNA alkylation repair protein — protein MTEPLTLADRIDAGLRARARPERAVAEKAYLKSALEHYGTTLPAVRTTVREVTGRDPLDHDVLITLVEALWAVPVHERRAAAVEALEASVGVLQADDLALLERLLRESGTWALVDNLAASVVGPLVERNPALGVALDRWAIDDDFWIRRSALLALLIPLRRGDGDFDRFARYADAMLEEKEFFIRKAIGWVLRDTGRKRPDLVFGWLLPRADRASGVTVREAVKPLSEAQRDAIAAVRRRPVRSGS, from the coding sequence GTGACCGAGCCCCTCACCCTCGCCGACCGGATCGACGCGGGCTTGCGGGCCCGCGCCCGGCCCGAGCGGGCGGTCGCCGAGAAGGCCTATCTCAAGAGCGCCCTGGAGCACTACGGCACCACGTTGCCGGCGGTCCGGACGACCGTACGCGAAGTGACCGGGCGGGATCCGCTGGACCATGACGTCCTGATCACCCTGGTCGAGGCGCTCTGGGCAGTCCCGGTCCACGAACGTCGGGCGGCCGCTGTGGAGGCGCTGGAGGCCTCCGTCGGCGTACTGCAGGCCGACGACCTCGCGCTGCTCGAGCGGCTGCTGCGAGAATCGGGCACCTGGGCGCTGGTGGACAACCTGGCGGCGTCGGTGGTCGGACCGCTCGTCGAGCGCAACCCGGCACTGGGCGTGGCCCTGGATCGCTGGGCCATCGACGACGACTTCTGGATCCGCCGCTCCGCCCTGCTGGCGCTGCTGATCCCGTTGCGCCGCGGTGACGGCGACTTCGACCGGTTCGCCCGCTACGCCGATGCCATGCTCGAGGAGAAGGAGTTCTTCATCCGCAAGGCGATCGGCTGGGTGCTCCGCGACACCGGACGCAAACGCCCGGACCTGGTGTTCGGATGGTTGCTCCCCCGCGCCGACCGCGCGTCCGGGGTGACCGTCCGGGAGGCGGTGAAACCGCTGAGCGAGGCGCAGCGCGACGCCATCGCGGCGGTCCGGCGACGCCCCGTCCGATCGGGCAGTTGA